One Brachyspira suanatina DNA segment encodes these proteins:
- a CDS encoding LysR family transcriptional regulator yields MDIKSLTYFLTAAREGSITKAANYLNLTQPNLSRQISNLEKEIGKKLFIRSNYSIKLTPDGVLLKKRAEEIIDMIEKTRMEFQSSDDVIAGDIYIGCAETYYIKLIADVIKGLRQSYPKIIYHIHSGAYSEITEKLDKGLLDFGILIGDIDLSKYDYIDIPYKEVYGLLMRKDSHLSKNKFIEKHDLFDIPIICPKIFFNNKMQTSKFSEWIGNDFDKLNIILSYNLIYNAALMVEEGIGYALTIDKLVNTTNTSDLHFIQLNPRLEIELRVVWKKNQVFSEASKIFLEKLKNKLCQ; encoded by the coding sequence ATGGATATAAAGTCTTTAACATATTTTTTAACTGCAGCCAGAGAAGGAAGCATTACAAAAGCAGCAAATTATTTAAACCTTACACAGCCTAATCTATCAAGACAAATAAGTAATTTAGAAAAAGAAATCGGTAAGAAATTGTTTATAAGAAGCAATTATAGCATAAAACTTACTCCCGATGGTGTTTTACTTAAAAAGAGAGCAGAAGAAATTATTGATATGATAGAAAAAACTAGAATGGAGTTTCAGTCTTCTGATGATGTTATAGCAGGCGATATTTATATAGGTTGTGCCGAAACTTATTATATAAAATTGATTGCAGATGTAATAAAGGGGCTTAGACAGTCTTATCCTAAAATAATATATCATATTCATAGCGGAGCATATTCTGAAATTACAGAGAAACTTGATAAAGGACTTTTGGATTTTGGAATACTTATAGGAGATATAGATTTATCTAAATATGATTATATAGATATTCCTTATAAAGAAGTTTATGGTTTATTAATGAGAAAAGATTCTCATTTATCTAAAAATAAATTCATAGAAAAACATGATTTATTTGATATACCTATAATATGTCCGAAAATATTTTTTAATAATAAAATGCAGACATCAAAATTTAGTGAATGGATAGGAAATGATTTTGATAAATTGAATATTATATTAAGTTATAATTTGATTTACAATGCGGCATTAATGGTTGAGGAAGGTATAGGATATGCTTTAACTATAGATAAATTAGTTAATACAACCAATACAAGCGATTTACACTTTATACAATTAAATCCGAGATTAGAAATAGAATTGAGGGTAGTTTGGAAAAAGAATCAAGTATTTTCAGAGGCTTCAAAAATATTTTTAGAAAAATTAAAAAATAAATTATGTCAATAA
- a CDS encoding aldo/keto reductase has protein sequence MNTIKLNNGVEMPILGFGVYRVEDYEECKKACLYAIEAGYRHIDTASIYLNEKAVGDAIKESGINRKEMFITTKLWIQDADYDKAKKAFQISMEKLGLDYLDLYLLHMPFGNYYAAWKAMEELYEAGYIRAIGCCNFYKDRLIDFAAHSKIMPVINQIETHPFFQRWEDQNLMKEYNITLESWGPLAEGKNNIFNNEILKSIGKKYNKTVAQVILRWLTQRNIPIIPKSVNKERIIENSKIFDFTLDDNDMNIIKTLDNNKNIIFLNDDADFIKQLLKLKY, from the coding sequence ATGAATACTATAAAATTAAATAACGGTGTTGAAATGCCTATTCTAGGATTTGGAGTATACAGAGTAGAAGATTATGAGGAATGCAAAAAAGCATGTCTTTATGCCATTGAAGCAGGATACAGACATATAGACACAGCATCAATATATCTTAATGAAAAAGCTGTTGGAGATGCCATAAAAGAAAGCGGAATCAACAGAAAAGAAATGTTTATCACCACCAAATTATGGATACAGGATGCAGATTATGATAAGGCAAAGAAAGCATTTCAAATATCTATGGAAAAATTAGGATTGGACTATTTGGATTTATATTTACTTCATATGCCTTTTGGTAATTATTATGCTGCTTGGAAGGCAATGGAAGAATTGTATGAAGCCGGATATATAAGAGCTATAGGCTGCTGCAACTTTTATAAAGATAGATTAATTGATTTTGCGGCACATAGTAAAATAATGCCCGTAATTAATCAAATAGAAACTCATCCATTTTTTCAAAGATGGGAAGATCAGAATTTAATGAAAGAATATAATATCACATTAGAATCTTGGGGACCTTTGGCTGAAGGAAAAAATAATATTTTCAATAATGAAATATTAAAAAGTATAGGCAAAAAATACAATAAAACTGTAGCTCAAGTTATTTTAAGATGGCTTACTCAAAGAAATATACCAATTATTCCAAAGAGTGTAAACAAAGAAAGGATAATAGAAAACTCTAAAATATTCGATTTCACATTAGATGATAATGATATGAATATTATAAAAACTTTGGATAATAATAAAAACATAATATTTCTTAATGATGATGCTGACTTTATAAAGCAATTATTAAAATTAAAATATTAA
- a CDS encoding MATE family efflux transporter, producing the protein MSDISYSDLNNNIKTNYMFSNKYLMKLFIPLIIEVFLEYLVGLIDSIMVASVGESAVSAVFLVDFVIAFLISIFAAVATGGAVASGQHIGANNIEKADDSINQLIRFLLLFSVFITLIIYLFKDAIFSALFGSITDEVRNEANIYMLIVAASIPFLAVYNGGASMFRTIGNSKISMKIMISMNILNVIGNALLIYVFKMGIAGAAISTLISRIGSALIITILGLNKKNLIFIKNKIMYKMDLNTIKRILSVGIPYGIENGMFYLGRLLILSLISTFGTASIAANSVSTLIASLEVLPGMAIGLGLTTIISQCVGANDYNQTKYYTKKIIAIIYVSQTITSAIMLAILPIILNIYHLSAEATGYTYKLSWYHAIMMIIWPLGYSLPVVFRASGDAKFPMIVASVSMVLCRIVLAYVFALYFKMGMVGTWIAMFVDWIVKAIIFTFRYLSGKWIKFKYS; encoded by the coding sequence GTGAGTGATATAAGTTATTCGGATTTAAATAATAATATAAAAACAAATTATATGTTTTCTAATAAATATCTTATGAAGTTATTTATCCCTCTTATTATAGAGGTGTTTTTAGAATATTTAGTGGGGCTTATAGATTCTATAATGGTTGCTAGTGTAGGGGAGTCTGCTGTATCTGCTGTATTTTTAGTGGATTTTGTAATTGCATTTCTTATAAGTATATTTGCAGCTGTTGCTACAGGAGGTGCAGTTGCAAGCGGTCAGCATATAGGAGCTAATAATATAGAAAAAGCAGATGACTCTATTAATCAGCTTATAAGATTTTTATTATTATTTTCTGTATTTATAACATTAATTATCTATTTATTTAAAGATGCTATATTTTCTGCATTGTTTGGAAGTATTACTGATGAAGTTAGAAATGAAGCAAATATTTATATGTTAATAGTTGCAGCTTCAATACCATTTTTGGCTGTTTATAATGGAGGGGCTTCAATGTTTAGAACTATAGGCAATTCAAAAATATCAATGAAGATTATGATATCTATGAATATATTAAATGTTATAGGGAATGCTCTTTTAATTTATGTATTTAAAATGGGTATAGCAGGGGCGGCGATATCTACACTAATTAGCAGAATAGGTTCGGCTTTAATAATTACAATATTGGGACTCAATAAAAAAAATCTTATATTTATAAAAAATAAAATAATGTATAAGATGGATTTAAACACAATAAAAAGAATATTATCAGTAGGCATTCCTTATGGTATAGAAAATGGAATGTTCTATTTAGGCAGACTTCTTATATTGAGTTTAATATCTACATTCGGAACAGCTTCAATAGCAGCAAATTCTGTTTCTACACTTATAGCTAGTTTGGAGGTTCTTCCAGGTATGGCTATAGGCTTAGGACTTACAACTATTATATCTCAATGCGTAGGTGCTAATGATTATAATCAAACTAAATATTATACTAAAAAGATTATAGCTATTATTTATGTATCTCAAACTATAACTAGTGCTATTATGCTTGCCATTTTGCCTATAATACTTAATATATATCATTTATCAGCAGAGGCTACAGGCTATACTTATAAATTATCATGGTATCATGCCATTATGATGATTATATGGCCTTTAGGTTATTCTTTGCCTGTGGTATTTAGAGCTTCAGGAGATGCAAAGTTTCCTATGATAGTAGCTTCTGTTTCAATGGTATTATGCAGGATAGTGTTGGCTTATGTATTCGCTTTATATTTCAAAATGGGTATGGTTGGTACTTGGATAGCTATGTTTGTTGATTGGATAGTTAAGGCTATAATATTTACATTTAGATATTTAAGCGGTAAATGGATAAAGTTTAAATATAGTTAA
- a CDS encoding cyclophilin-like fold protein, whose translation MKKIIITFILFIGLFTMNAFAQTTRIKLTFGSNEIYALITNSKAGNDFLSLLPLNIKAEDYNSTEKIFYLSKKLNTQNEPDGINPKAGDITYYAPWGNIAIFYKNFRYSNNLIYLGKFENASDISKLSNMKGDFDIRIEKAN comes from the coding sequence ATGAAAAAAATTATCATAACTTTTATACTATTTATAGGATTATTTACTATGAACGCTTTCGCACAAACTACAAGAATAAAATTAACTTTTGGCAGCAATGAAATCTATGCTTTAATAACAAATTCAAAAGCAGGAAATGATTTTTTATCATTACTTCCTTTAAATATTAAAGCAGAAGATTATAACAGCACAGAAAAAATATTTTATTTAAGTAAAAAACTTAATACTCAAAATGAACCAGACGGAATAAATCCTAAAGCTGGAGATATAACTTATTATGCTCCTTGGGGCAACATTGCCATATTTTATAAAAATTTCAGATACTCAAATAATTTAATTTATTTAGGAAAATTTGAAAATGCATCAGATATATCAAAACTTTCAAATATGAAAGGAGATTTTGATATACGCATTGAAAAAGCAAATTAA
- a CDS encoding flavodoxin, with protein MKNLIFILLSIIILSSCSNKNNSEKTIKTDYIVSNIENSEKQTVNINYTQSGSKILIAYFTWSDNTVVENPASIDVDAETSASVLSPGNAELIATWIQEETGGDLFSIKTQNKYSSDYDECLNQARKERDNNERPALTDKVNNIDDYDVIFLGFPNWWYTCPMAVFTFVESYDLSGKTIIPFCTHGTGGLSRTIRDLKKLLPANCKVLEPIGVYRPEVKNSKSKVVDWVRKLNY; from the coding sequence ATGAAAAATTTAATATTTATACTTTTATCAATAATTATATTATCATCATGCAGTAATAAAAATAATTCTGAAAAAACAATAAAAACAGATTACATAGTTTCTAATATTGAAAATTCAGAAAAACAAACCGTAAATATAAATTATACTCAAAGCGGTTCAAAAATATTAATAGCATATTTCACTTGGTCAGATAACACAGTAGTAGAAAATCCGGCATCTATTGATGTAGACGCTGAAACTTCTGCAAGCGTACTTTCTCCGGGCAATGCTGAATTAATAGCTACTTGGATACAGGAAGAAACAGGAGGAGATTTATTCAGTATAAAAACTCAAAATAAATATTCAAGCGATTATGATGAATGTTTGAATCAAGCTAGAAAAGAAAGAGATAATAATGAAAGACCTGCATTAACTGACAAAGTTAATAATATAGATGATTATGATGTTATATTTTTAGGCTTTCCAAATTGGTGGTATACATGTCCTATGGCAGTATTTACATTCGTTGAAAGCTATGATTTATCAGGAAAAACTATAATACCTTTTTGTACTCACGGAACAGGAGGACTTTCAAGAACAATAAGAGATTTAAAAAAATTACTTCCAGCCAACTGCAAAGTATTAGAGCCTATAGGAGTATACAGACCAGAAGTAAAAAATTCAAAAAGTAAAGTTGTGGATTGGGTAAGAAAATTAAATTATTAA
- a CDS encoding flavodoxin family protein, with translation MSKKVLIISSSPRRGGNSDTLCDEFLKGSKEAGHDAEKIFLKDKNIGYCEDCGTCYKNNKPCVQKDDMKDILDKMLEADVIVMATPVYFYTMNAQMKTFIDRCVTKYLEIKNKDFYFIATAATENKDEMLRTIDGFRGFLDCLEEVREKGFILAYNVWKR, from the coding sequence ATGAGTAAAAAAGTATTGATAATATCATCTAGTCCAAGAAGAGGCGGTAATTCAGATACATTATGCGATGAATTTTTAAAAGGTTCAAAAGAAGCAGGACATGATGCTGAAAAAATATTTTTAAAAGATAAGAATATAGGTTATTGCGAAGACTGCGGAACTTGCTATAAAAATAATAAGCCTTGCGTACAAAAAGATGATATGAAAGATATATTGGATAAAATGCTTGAAGCTGATGTAATAGTAATGGCTACACCTGTATACTTCTATACAATGAATGCTCAAATGAAAACTTTTATAGACAGATGCGTTACTAAATATTTAGAGATTAAGAACAAAGATTTTTATTTTATTGCAACTGCTGCTACTGAAAATAAAGATGAAATGCTTAGAACTATTGACGGATTCAGAGGCTTTTTAGATTGTTTGGAAGAGGTAAGAGAGAAAGGATTTATATTAGCATATAATGTTTGGAAGAGGTAA
- a CDS encoding (R)-mandelonitrile lyase, translating into MSDYEYPKSPEKTIFIKNGEGKKFKGAKEYFTGDVEVEILTEPNEDSHFSVAYVTFEAGARTAWHTHPCGQHLVVVEGIGLTQEEGGEVLEFHAGEALYCPKDKKHWHGASPDCKMKHIAITGDKDGNNVTWMEHVTDEEYNAYKKNK; encoded by the coding sequence ATGTCAGATTATGAATATCCAAAATCACCAGAAAAAACTATATTTATAAAAAACGGAGAAGGTAAAAAATTCAAAGGAGCAAAAGAATATTTTACAGGAGATGTTGAAGTAGAAATTCTTACAGAGCCTAATGAAGATTCACATTTCTCTGTAGCTTATGTAACATTTGAAGCAGGTGCAAGAACCGCATGGCATACTCACCCTTGCGGACAGCATTTAGTTGTAGTTGAAGGTATAGGACTTACTCAAGAAGAAGGCGGAGAAGTTTTAGAATTTCATGCCGGAGAAGCTCTTTACTGTCCAAAAGATAAAAAACATTGGCATGGTGCTTCACCAGACTGCAAAATGAAACATATTGCTATCACTGGAGATAAAGATGGCAACAATGTTACTTGGATGGAACATGTTACTGATGAAGAGTATAATGCTTATAAAAAGAATAAATAA
- a CDS encoding flavodoxin: MKKIIKTILMSLLISSTLLIGGLNAQSSKTLIVYFSWGGNTRTAANMIKNLTQADIFEVKTVEAYPSSYNDTVNQARKEQNDDFLPKLSANINNLANYDTIILCYPNWWGTIPQAVKQLLLTHDFSGKKIAPLCTHGGSRMGRSVTDITSLCPNSTILEGLSISGGSVNSSENNIKNWLENINIL; the protein is encoded by the coding sequence ATGAAAAAAATAATAAAAACAATATTAATGTCATTGCTTATTTCAAGTACATTATTAATCGGAGGCTTAAACGCTCAAAGTTCAAAAACTTTAATAGTATATTTCTCTTGGGGCGGAAATACTAGAACAGCTGCCAATATGATAAAAAATCTTACTCAAGCAGATATATTTGAAGTAAAAACTGTTGAAGCATATCCAAGTTCTTATAATGATACTGTAAATCAGGCAAGAAAAGAACAAAATGATGATTTTTTACCAAAGTTAAGTGCTAATATAAATAATTTAGCTAACTATGACACTATAATATTATGTTACCCTAATTGGTGGGGCACTATTCCGCAGGCAGTAAAACAATTATTATTAACTCATGATTTCAGCGGTAAAAAAATCGCTCCTTTATGTACTCATGGCGGAAGCAGAATGGGAAGAAGCGTTACTGATATAACTTCATTATGTCCTAATTCAACTATACTAGAAGGTTTGAGTATATCTGGAGGAAGTGTTAATAGTTCAGAAAATAATATAAAAAACTGGTTGGAAAATATAAATATACTATAA
- a CDS encoding SDR family oxidoreductase has translation MNNNKDVLVLTGAGSIGIAIARRMGIGKHIVLADFNIKNAERESKTLYNAGFQTSVCETDISSRESILKLIDFSKGLGKIKYFVNAAGVSPSQAPIEDILKVDLYGTAVLLEEFGKVIEEGGSGVIISSQSGYRLGSLTDEENKMLATTPTEELLSMPILEKASDTLKAYQLSKRCNCLRVMYESGNWGKRGARLNSISPGIIITPLANDELNGPRGAMYKRMLDLCPSKRAGTPDDVANVAELLMTDRGSFISGSDFLMDGGVTASWWYGELSNNK, from the coding sequence ATGAATAATAATAAAGATGTTCTAGTTTTAACAGGAGCCGGATCTATAGGTATTGCTATAGCAAGAAGAATGGGCATAGGAAAACATATAGTACTCGCCGATTTCAATATAAAAAATGCTGAAAGAGAATCCAAAACATTATACAATGCAGGATTTCAAACATCAGTATGTGAGACTGATATTTCTTCGAGAGAATCAATTTTAAAACTTATAGATTTTTCAAAAGGCTTGGGAAAAATAAAATATTTTGTTAATGCTGCTGGAGTTTCACCTTCTCAAGCACCAATTGAAGATATTTTAAAAGTTGATTTATATGGAACAGCTGTACTTCTTGAGGAATTCGGTAAAGTAATAGAAGAAGGCGGAAGCGGAGTAATAATATCTTCTCAATCTGGATATCGTTTAGGCTCTTTAACTGATGAAGAAAATAAAATGCTTGCAACTACACCTACAGAAGAATTATTATCTATGCCTATACTAGAAAAAGCTTCTGATACATTAAAAGCTTATCAATTATCAAAAAGATGCAATTGTCTTAGAGTAATGTATGAATCTGGTAATTGGGGTAAAAGAGGAGCAAGACTAAATTCAATAAGTCCCGGAATAATAATCACTCCATTAGCTAATGATGAATTGAACGGCCCAAGAGGAGCAATGTATAAAAGAATGCTTGATCTTTGCCCTTCTAAAAGAGCAGGAACTCCGGACGATGTAGCAAATGTTGCTGAACTATTAATGACTGATAGAGGATCATTTATTTCTGGAAGTGATTTTCTTATGGACGGCGGTGTAACAGCATCTTGGTGGTACGGAGAATTATCAAACAATAAATAA
- a CDS encoding MerR family transcriptional regulator, whose translation MTISEVSELTGLSKDTLRYYEKIGIIPEIGRSKSGIRNYNEYNLKCIEFSKSMRDLGISIDSIIKYIKLSKKGKNTINERKSILINERDLMQNHFNEMKIRLEKLNKKLEEKDFFN comes from the coding sequence ATGACTATATCAGAAGTTAGCGAATTAACAGGTTTATCAAAAGATACTTTAAGATATTATGAAAAAATAGGTATAATACCGGAAATAGGAAGAAGCAAAAGCGGAATCAGAAACTATAATGAATATAATCTAAAATGCATAGAGTTTTCAAAATCAATGCGTGATTTAGGCATATCAATAGATTCCATAATAAAATATATTAAACTTTCAAAAAAAGGAAAAAACACTATAAACGAAAGAAAATCAATACTTATAAATGAAAGAGATTTGATGCAGAATCATTTTAATGAAATGAAAATAAGATTAGAAAAACTAAATAAAAAGTTAGAAGAAAAAGATTTCTTTAATTAA
- a CDS encoding sugar O-acetyltransferase, which translates to MNIKEFLKDYSSGKSIDMFSEEFINIANKMQETEKLLWQYNNTFQSYKNNREILNKIFETNIDKSVIIMPTFHIDIGNIEFGNNIFINKNCTIMDIGGVIIEDNVQIAHNVSIITPNHDFDKRNILIPKRIVIKKNVWIGTGAIILPGVTIGENSIVAAGAVVNKDVESNTIVGGNPAKVIKRL; encoded by the coding sequence ATGAATATAAAAGAATTTTTAAAAGATTATAGTTCAGGCAAATCAATAGATATGTTTTCTGAAGAGTTTATAAATATAGCAAATAAAATGCAGGAAACAGAAAAACTATTATGGCAGTATAATAATACATTTCAAAGCTATAAAAATAATAGAGAAATTTTAAATAAAATTTTTGAAACTAATATTGATAAATCTGTTATTATAATGCCGACATTCCATATAGACATAGGCAATATAGAGTTCGGAAATAACATATTTATAAATAAAAACTGCACTATAATGGATATAGGCGGAGTGATTATAGAAGATAATGTACAGATAGCACATAATGTAAGTATAATAACTCCTAATCATGATTTTGATAAAAGAAATATACTTATACCAAAAAGAATTGTAATAAAGAAAAATGTATGGATTGGTACAGGTGCTATTATACTTCCGGGCGTTACTATAGGAGAAAATTCAATAGTTGCTGCCGGTGCTGTTGTCAATAAAGATGTTGAAAGTAATACTATAGTAGGAGGTAATCCAGCTAAAGTAATAAAACGTTTATAA
- a CDS encoding carboxymuconolactone decarboxylase family protein has protein sequence MKKTLKIILSLSILVIVFSCIANSQNKGESLTMTEKAKNKYNELLKREASITKTNDADLESIFNNFLYADVYNHGTLEPKLRELVTLVSLTASQGTDMIKDHVEIALNVGASPIEIKEALYQCSPYVGFPRVFAALEKANEVFKEKNISLPIESQSTVTEQTRFDKGLKTQVSIFGDAIHAAHSNAAPNQKHIQNFLSANCFGDFYTRTGLDLKTRELLTFIMLISLGGAEPQATAHANANISMGNTKDMMLEAVTQCLPFIGYPRTLNAITIINNLK, from the coding sequence ATGAAAAAAACATTAAAAATCATTTTATCTTTATCTATCCTAGTGATAGTATTTTCATGCATAGCAAATTCACAAAATAAAGGAGAAAGTTTAACTATGACAGAAAAAGCAAAAAACAAATATAATGAATTATTAAAAAGAGAAGCATCTATAACAAAAACTAATGATGCAGATTTAGAAAGCATATTCAATAATTTCTTGTATGCTGATGTTTATAATCATGGAACATTAGAACCTAAATTAAGAGAGCTTGTTACATTGGTTTCTTTAACTGCCTCACAAGGTACTGATATGATAAAAGATCATGTAGAAATAGCTTTGAATGTTGGAGCCAGCCCTATAGAGATAAAAGAAGCATTGTATCAATGTTCGCCTTATGTTGGATTTCCTAGAGTATTTGCTGCATTAGAAAAAGCAAATGAAGTATTTAAAGAAAAAAATATTTCGCTTCCTATAGAATCTCAATCAACAGTTACAGAACAAACTAGATTCGATAAAGGATTAAAAACTCAGGTAAGCATATTCGGAGATGCAATACATGCTGCACATTCAAATGCTGCACCTAATCAGAAGCATATACAGAATTTCTTATCAGCTAACTGTTTCGGAGATTTTTATACAAGAACAGGTTTAGATTTAAAAACTAGAGAGCTTTTAACATTCATAATGCTTATTTCATTAGGAGGAGCAGAACCTCAGGCAACAGCACATGCTAATGCTAATATATCAATGGGTAATACTAAGGATATGATGCTTGAAGCTGTAACTCAATGTCTTCCTTTTATAGGCTATCCAAGAACATTGAATGCTATAACAATAATTAATAATCTAAAATAA
- a CDS encoding DUF4405 domain-containing protein produces MKKIIKIIVDIIMTLLFFILMAYHFTGDAIHEYLGFSLFIFFILHHILNFHWYKNLPKGKYSFNRALNTFINTMLFICMAGLMISGILFSQRVLGFLNIYNSGMFTRRLHMISNSWGFIFMSAHLGMHWGMFINMSKKFINIKKQISIAIASLIALYGVISFIKRGLYNKMFLLVEFAFFNYEEPVIFFFMDYVSIMGLFIFIPYYLQRLNNKLNKNNN; encoded by the coding sequence ATGAAGAAAATAATTAAAATAATAGTAGATATAATAATGACTTTGCTTTTTTTCATTTTAATGGCATATCATTTTACAGGTGATGCTATACATGAATATTTAGGTTTCTCACTTTTTATATTTTTTATACTTCATCATATACTAAATTTTCATTGGTATAAAAACTTACCTAAAGGAAAATATAGTTTTAACAGAGCATTGAATACATTTATTAACACTATGCTTTTTATATGTATGGCAGGACTAATGATAAGCGGTATACTATTCTCTCAAAGGGTATTAGGTTTTCTTAATATTTATAATAGTGGAATGTTCACAAGACGCCTACATATGATTTCTAATTCTTGGGGATTCATATTTATGTCGGCACATTTGGGAATGCATTGGGGTATGTTTATAAATATGAGCAAAAAATTCATTAATATAAAAAAGCAAATATCTATAGCAATAGCTTCATTGATAGCCTTATATGGAGTTATTTCATTTATAAAAAGAGGCTTGTATAATAAGATGTTTTTACTTGTGGAGTTTGCTTTCTTTAATTATGAAGAGCCTGTAATATTTTTCTTTATGGATTATGTATCTATAATGGGATTATTTATATTTATACCTTATTATTTACAGAGATTGAATAACAAATTAAATAAAAATAATAATTAA